One window of Stenotrophomonas indicatrix genomic DNA carries:
- the ribA gene encoding GTP cyclohydrolase II RibA yields the protein MSASPGPAMSASSLFGDPAAIRCERAVAELRAGRPVLLHDGQGQRLAVIALDSATASSFAAFASAARERHYLYLTATRARVLGVEAPEGARLPLAGVTFDALPSLGYLREPGPMPAAWSAGDAFDAGAVELARLGLLLPAMVAVRLEAADNTFDGAADVGLCDLAEGAAHAAHDYELVARSPVPLRDVGMTTFAVFRGGVAQRDQVAIIVGEPDLSAVVPVRVHSSCLTGDLFGSLKCDCGDQLRRGLRKLKELGGGVLLYLDQEGRGTGIAAKMRAYGYQHDGLDTIDADAQLGFGADERRYGSAVAMLRGLGVSRVALLSNNPTKAQRLRNAGIEVLDCIPVTGEITAENEHYLRTKADRAGHLLDVDALIQAAQ from the coding sequence ATGTCCGCCTCCCCCGGTCCTGCCATGTCTGCTTCCTCCCTGTTCGGTGATCCGGCAGCGATCCGCTGCGAGCGCGCGGTCGCCGAGCTGCGCGCCGGTCGTCCGGTCCTGCTCCACGATGGCCAGGGCCAGCGCTTGGCGGTGATCGCGCTGGACAGCGCCACTGCCAGCAGCTTTGCCGCCTTCGCCAGCGCCGCGCGCGAGCGCCATTACCTGTATCTGACCGCCACCCGCGCCCGCGTGCTCGGCGTCGAGGCACCCGAGGGCGCGCGCCTGCCATTGGCCGGCGTCACCTTCGATGCCCTGCCCTCGCTGGGTTACCTGCGCGAGCCCGGACCGATGCCCGCGGCCTGGAGCGCAGGCGATGCGTTCGATGCCGGCGCGGTGGAACTGGCCCGGCTGGGCCTGCTGCTGCCGGCGATGGTGGCCGTGCGCCTTGAGGCGGCTGACAACACCTTCGATGGCGCCGCCGACGTCGGCCTGTGCGATCTGGCCGAAGGCGCTGCGCATGCCGCACATGATTACGAACTGGTGGCACGTTCTCCTGTGCCGCTTCGCGATGTCGGCATGACCACGTTCGCGGTGTTCCGCGGCGGCGTCGCCCAGCGCGACCAGGTGGCGATCATCGTCGGCGAACCGGACCTTTCCGCCGTGGTGCCGGTGCGCGTGCATTCGTCCTGCCTCACCGGCGACCTGTTCGGTTCACTCAAGTGCGACTGCGGCGACCAGCTGCGGCGCGGCCTGCGCAAGTTGAAGGAACTGGGCGGCGGCGTGCTGCTGTACCTGGACCAGGAAGGCCGCGGTACCGGCATCGCCGCGAAGATGCGCGCCTACGGCTACCAGCATGACGGACTGGATACCATCGACGCCGATGCGCAGCTGGGCTTCGGCGCCGACGAGCGTCGCTATGGCAGCGCGGTGGCGATGCTGCGCGGGCTGGGTGTGTCCCGTGTTGCCCTGCTCAGCAACAACCCGACCAAGGCACAACGCCTGCGCAATGCAGGCATCGAAGTGCTGGACTGCATTCCGGTCACCGGCGAGATCACCGCCGAGAACGAGCACTACCTGCGCACCAAGGCCGACCGCGCTGGCCACCTGCTGGATGTCGACGCGCTGATCCAGGCCGCCCAGTAG
- a CDS encoding ABC transporter ATP-binding protein, which yields MSNASINLHAEEPFILLSEVNKVFHTTDIETHALSSISLSFNRGEFVAVTGPSGCGKSTLLSILGLLDSPDEGKYLINGEEMTGTSLAKRTVMRNSHIGFIFQSFNLIADLTVIENIALPLTYRANYDRRTALEKADQALELVGMAHRRKHYPGQLSGGQQQRIAVARALVGEPALLLADEPTGNLDSKNGESVMELLSNLHASGSTICMVTHDANFAKRADRVIHMLDGQIVDEDEVARSGRIAPSQALSIAEQAR from the coding sequence ATGAGCAACGCTAGCATCAACCTGCATGCAGAGGAGCCGTTTATCCTCCTCTCAGAGGTAAACAAGGTATTTCATACTACAGATATAGAAACGCACGCCCTCTCTTCAATATCCCTAAGTTTTAATCGGGGAGAGTTCGTCGCTGTCACGGGGCCGTCAGGTTGCGGGAAATCAACACTCCTATCAATTCTCGGCCTCTTGGACTCGCCTGACGAGGGAAAGTACCTCATCAACGGTGAGGAAATGACCGGGACATCCCTCGCCAAACGAACGGTAATGCGAAACAGCCACATCGGCTTTATCTTCCAATCATTCAACCTGATAGCCGACCTGACTGTAATAGAAAATATTGCCCTGCCTCTTACCTATCGCGCTAATTATGATCGAAGGACTGCGCTTGAAAAAGCTGACCAAGCTCTAGAGCTCGTTGGCATGGCGCATCGCCGGAAACACTATCCTGGTCAACTGTCAGGCGGACAGCAGCAACGCATCGCTGTCGCACGAGCGCTAGTTGGCGAACCCGCTCTACTTCTGGCGGACGAACCTACCGGAAACTTGGACAGCAAAAATGGCGAGTCTGTCATGGAGTTGTTATCAAATCTGCATGCGTCGGGCTCAACAATCTGCATGGTCACGCACGATGCAAACTTCGCCAAACGCGCAGACCGGGTGATTCATATGCTAGATGGACAGATCGTCGATGAGGATGAGGTTGCTCGCAGTGGTCGAATAGCGCCGTCCCAGGCCTTGAGTATTGCGGAGCAGGCGAGATGA
- the yjjJ gene encoding type II toxin-antitoxin system HipA family toxin YjjJ, whose translation MARPRTVQLQTLFDNLPAGEVVSAADLVDRLRVTRTTLSRLVAEAGNRVVRLGRTRTTAYAVRQQTAAGSEWPLFRLGPDATLEELGTVVALTGETFHVATTAARPNLTRSPGETVESHFPGLPWYLDDLRPQGFLGRTFAHRRGRDLGVPDDLNRWQLADTLQALVRAGGTEIGDLLLGGDAVQMALRGLDAPGDRVPAGERARRYPERAAAALEGEDVGSSPGGEQPKFTATVEHDGGRYAALVKFAQPTAGQAAERWADLLVCEHLALQCLRDAGMQAAASEVLQTDTHTFLEVQRFDRTVDVLGRRGFVSLLALSSAFVGDVTLDWGTAGDALLAQGWVDHDAQATMGRLHAFGRLIGNSDMHQGNLGFHLVDRGPLALAPVYDMLPMSLAPSRTGVVRAPTPLASVAPERSGQLAHLHWAAPQAVDYWQRVADSALLRSAELRELAAENARRVEAMGQRFG comes from the coding sequence ATGGCCCGTCCCCGTACCGTCCAGCTCCAGACGCTGTTCGACAACCTGCCTGCCGGCGAGGTCGTATCAGCTGCCGATCTCGTCGATCGCTTGAGGGTTACCCGGACAACGTTGAGTCGTCTTGTCGCCGAGGCCGGGAACCGCGTGGTGCGACTTGGCCGCACCCGTACCACGGCCTATGCCGTCCGCCAGCAGACCGCCGCGGGCAGCGAGTGGCCGCTGTTCCGGCTGGGGCCGGACGCCACCCTTGAAGAACTGGGCACGGTCGTGGCACTCACGGGCGAGACCTTCCACGTGGCGACCACCGCCGCACGCCCCAATCTGACCCGTTCGCCAGGCGAGACCGTCGAAAGCCACTTCCCGGGGCTGCCGTGGTACCTGGACGACCTGCGCCCGCAGGGCTTCCTCGGTCGCACCTTCGCACATCGTCGCGGCCGGGATCTGGGCGTTCCCGACGACCTCAATCGATGGCAGCTGGCCGATACCCTACAGGCACTCGTCCGTGCAGGCGGAACCGAAATCGGTGATCTCCTGCTCGGCGGCGATGCGGTGCAGATGGCGCTGCGCGGGCTGGACGCGCCCGGTGACCGGGTTCCAGCAGGGGAGCGTGCACGCCGCTATCCCGAGCGTGCCGCGGCAGCACTGGAAGGCGAAGACGTCGGCTCGTCGCCCGGTGGCGAGCAACCGAAGTTCACCGCGACGGTCGAGCATGACGGCGGCCGCTACGCAGCGCTGGTCAAGTTCGCGCAGCCCACCGCAGGGCAAGCCGCAGAGCGCTGGGCGGACCTGCTGGTCTGCGAGCACCTGGCCCTGCAGTGCCTGCGCGACGCCGGTATGCAGGCAGCCGCTTCAGAGGTCCTCCAGACCGACACGCACACCTTCCTGGAGGTGCAGCGCTTCGACCGCACCGTTGACGTGCTCGGTCGGCGTGGTTTCGTCTCGTTGCTGGCGCTGTCATCGGCATTCGTCGGCGATGTGACCCTGGACTGGGGAACGGCGGGCGACGCGTTGCTGGCGCAGGGCTGGGTCGATCACGACGCGCAGGCCACCATGGGCAGGCTGCACGCGTTCGGCCGGCTCATCGGCAACAGCGACATGCACCAGGGAAATCTAGGTTTCCACCTGGTGGATCGCGGCCCGCTGGCGCTGGCACCGGTCTACGACATGCTGCCGATGTCACTGGCGCCTTCGCGCACCGGGGTCGTACGTGCGCCTACGCCGCTGGCGTCCGTCGCCCCGGAGCGCAGTGGCCAGCTTGCGCACCTGCACTGGGCGGCGCCCCAGGCGGTGGACTACTGGCAACGCGTGGCGGACTCGGCGCTGCTGCGCTCGGCCGAACTGCGCGAGCTGGCGGCGGAGAATGCCCGCCGGGTGGAGGCGATGGGGCAGCGTTTCGGATGA
- a CDS encoding lauroyl acyltransferase, with product MNPHRKARLVYRATTLFARLPWPLLRGFAHALAWTWVRLDARESRVTRRNLELAYPELDGAARERLQRDLLRSTALQAIETLRLWSRKPEDNLRLHLKERHGQALYDAALASGKGVIVAAPHYGNWELLNQWLASRGQIAIVYKPPEDEASDAFLQIVRGGHNVQQVRAEGPAVRQLFKVLKDGGATGILPDQQPKAGDGVFVPFFGVQALTMTLVNRLAERTGATVLYGWCERIGPDMEFALHIEPTDPAVADPDPEVAATALNAGIERIARRDPAQYQWTYKRYTLRPPGSGEEDPYATDEHPH from the coding sequence ATGAATCCACACCGCAAAGCCCGGCTGGTCTACCGCGCCACCACCCTGTTCGCCCGCCTGCCCTGGCCACTGCTGCGCGGGTTCGCGCACGCCCTGGCCTGGACGTGGGTGCGCCTCGATGCCCGCGAAAGCCGCGTCACCCGCCGCAACCTGGAGCTGGCCTATCCCGAGCTGGACGGCGCGGCACGCGAACGCCTGCAGCGCGACCTGCTGCGCTCCACTGCCCTGCAGGCCATCGAGACCCTGCGCCTGTGGAGCCGGAAGCCCGAAGACAACCTGCGCCTGCACCTGAAGGAGCGCCACGGCCAGGCGCTGTACGATGCGGCGCTGGCCAGTGGCAAGGGCGTGATCGTGGCGGCCCCGCACTACGGCAACTGGGAGCTGCTGAACCAGTGGCTGGCCTCGCGCGGGCAGATCGCCATCGTCTACAAGCCGCCGGAGGACGAGGCCAGCGATGCCTTCCTGCAGATCGTGCGCGGCGGCCACAACGTGCAGCAGGTGCGCGCCGAGGGCCCGGCCGTGCGCCAGCTGTTCAAGGTGCTCAAGGACGGCGGCGCCACCGGCATCCTGCCCGACCAGCAGCCCAAGGCCGGCGACGGGGTGTTCGTGCCGTTCTTCGGCGTGCAGGCACTGACCATGACCCTGGTCAACCGGCTGGCCGAGCGCACCGGCGCGACGGTGCTGTATGGCTGGTGCGAGCGCATCGGCCCGGACATGGAATTCGCCCTGCACATCGAGCCGACCGACCCGGCCGTGGCCGACCCGGACCCAGAGGTCGCCGCCACCGCGCTCAACGCGGGCATCGAACGCATCGCCCGCCGCGACCCGGCGCAGTATCAGTGGACCTACAAGCGCTATACGCTGCGGCCACCGGGCAGCGGCGAGGAAGACCCGTACGCGACCGACGAGCATCCGCACTGA
- a CDS encoding efflux RND transporter periplasmic adaptor subunit: MDIKKAPQGFTRRRKLLTAALVSVLFLAAIVLALLGKAPPSIGLDDIWIDSVVQGEMKREIRASGRLVPKDIRWVTAGATATVKRVVLQGGTQVVATDTILELENPEVSTNMIKAKAAYVAAVADTAALRASLASQLMDQKSAAIQSESESMAATVKADAHRKAFAAGILSSVELKQTEIAEQQAQRKSAIERERVTAFQRNMEAQLRAATARNEEVKSSLDIANQQVSSLTVAAGINGTLQHVEVEEGQQVESGAKLARVAQPDKLIARLLVPEMLATGVIQGLSAEIDVRNGSVLGRIARVDPAVRDGAVTVDVELPAELPSGARPDLSVEGRILLGTLADAVSIGRPALAAADSTGRLLVLDSAGARAHWVPVEYGAASSDRIEVRSGLKPGQKVILSDATRWADYEEVRIK, from the coding sequence ATGGACATAAAAAAAGCACCTCAAGGTTTCACGCGCCGCCGTAAGCTGCTGACGGCGGCACTCGTTTCAGTGCTGTTTTTGGCCGCGATCGTGCTGGCACTATTAGGCAAAGCACCACCATCAATTGGCTTGGACGATATTTGGATAGACAGCGTTGTCCAGGGAGAGATGAAGCGTGAGATCAGGGCTAGCGGACGATTAGTGCCCAAAGACATCAGGTGGGTTACCGCTGGTGCCACCGCAACTGTCAAGAGAGTGGTCCTGCAAGGCGGCACACAAGTTGTCGCTACAGACACCATTTTGGAGCTCGAGAATCCGGAAGTGTCGACCAACATGATCAAGGCGAAGGCCGCTTACGTTGCAGCGGTAGCAGATACTGCCGCCCTTCGAGCGTCGCTCGCCTCACAGCTTATGGATCAAAAGTCGGCAGCAATTCAGTCAGAGTCTGAGTCTATGGCTGCGACTGTGAAGGCAGATGCGCATAGAAAGGCATTTGCTGCGGGAATTCTTTCATCGGTCGAACTTAAGCAGACGGAGATTGCTGAGCAGCAAGCTCAGCGAAAATCAGCCATCGAAAGGGAGCGGGTGACAGCGTTTCAACGAAACATGGAAGCACAACTGCGTGCGGCGACCGCAAGGAATGAAGAGGTAAAGAGTTCACTAGATATAGCGAACCAGCAGGTGTCTTCTCTGACAGTCGCCGCGGGCATCAACGGAACGTTGCAACACGTCGAAGTTGAAGAGGGGCAACAGGTTGAAAGCGGCGCCAAACTCGCGCGAGTTGCACAGCCCGACAAGCTAATCGCTCGACTGCTCGTGCCGGAGATGCTCGCTACAGGAGTAATCCAAGGTCTGTCAGCGGAGATTGATGTCCGAAATGGTAGCGTCCTTGGCCGCATTGCACGTGTAGATCCCGCAGTTCGCGATGGCGCCGTTACAGTGGACGTCGAATTACCAGCAGAACTTCCCTCCGGGGCTAGACCGGATCTTTCCGTGGAGGGGCGAATACTGCTAGGAACGCTTGCTGACGCTGTATCGATTGGCAGGCCAGCGCTCGCCGCTGCTGATAGCACAGGGCGCCTATTGGTCCTGGACAGTGCTGGCGCACGCGCTCACTGGGTTCCTGTGGAATACGGTGCCGCTTCAAGCGACCGAATAGAGGTGCGTAGCGGTTTGAAACCCGGGCAAAAGGTGATTCTCTCAGACGCAACACGTTGGGCAGACTACGAAGAGGTGCGCATCAAATGA
- the dtd gene encoding D-aminoacyl-tRNA deacylase yields MLVLIQRVSQAAVHVEGEAVGQIGPGLLALVGMEPGDTEAQLQRMAERVLGYRVFADEAGKMNRSLRDTGGGLLLVSQFTLAADTRSGMRPSFTSAAPPEEAERGFNRFVDICRENHAPGVETGRFGAHMVVSLVNDGPVTFLLRP; encoded by the coding sequence ATGCTCGTCCTGATTCAACGTGTCAGCCAGGCTGCCGTGCATGTGGAAGGTGAGGCGGTAGGGCAGATCGGCCCCGGCCTGCTGGCCCTGGTCGGCATGGAGCCGGGCGATACCGAGGCCCAGCTGCAGCGGATGGCCGAACGCGTGCTCGGCTACCGTGTGTTTGCAGATGAGGCGGGCAAAATGAACCGCTCGCTGCGTGATACCGGCGGCGGCCTGCTGCTGGTCAGCCAGTTCACCCTGGCCGCGGACACCCGTTCCGGCATGCGGCCCAGCTTTACCAGCGCCGCACCGCCGGAGGAGGCTGAACGCGGCTTCAATCGATTTGTCGACATTTGTCGTGAAAATCACGCGCCGGGGGTGGAAACGGGCCGCTTTGGTGCCCATATGGTCGTCAGCCTGGTCAATGACGGTCCCGTGACCTTCCTCCTCAGGCCCTAG
- a CDS encoding PH domain-containing protein: MTELPLPVAATEMPLDHWQPLPRRAARLAALEGAFGGLFIPGAPLAAAWWFFDLPGGLWAASLGLLVGVAFGGWIGHRRLTRTRWRLDAQGLGLRRDLMWQLETRIPISRVQHLDLRRGPLERRAGLATLIVHTAGTRLSAVTVNGLDEADAERLRDTLAHQLDQDADAL; this comes from the coding sequence GTGACCGAACTTCCCTTGCCTGTTGCCGCCACCGAAATGCCCCTCGACCACTGGCAACCCCTGCCGCGGCGCGCTGCCCGGTTGGCGGCGCTGGAGGGCGCCTTCGGCGGACTCTTCATTCCCGGCGCACCGCTGGCGGCCGCCTGGTGGTTCTTCGATCTTCCCGGTGGCCTGTGGGCGGCGTCTCTGGGCCTGCTGGTCGGCGTCGCCTTCGGCGGCTGGATCGGCCATCGCCGCCTGACCCGCACCCGCTGGCGGCTGGATGCACAGGGCCTGGGCCTGCGCCGCGACCTGATGTGGCAGCTGGAGACCCGCATTCCCATTTCGCGCGTGCAGCACTTGGACCTGCGGCGCGGGCCGCTGGAGCGGCGCGCAGGCCTGGCCACGCTGATCGTGCACACCGCCGGCACCCGCCTGAGTGCGGTCACGGTCAACGGCCTGGACGAAGCCGATGCCGAGCGCCTGCGTGACACCCTGGCCCATCAGCTCGACCAGGACGCCGACGCCCTGTGA
- a CDS encoding IS3 family transposase (programmed frameshift), whose product MSKRRKFSAEFKRGAVEQASKPGVSCAQVARELGIRDTLLTRWKREAQSPGAIAFGGAGTPRDEELARLKRELARVKKERGFFARSGDVLCKGIILRYQVIERCRDEFPIRLMCRCLKVSASGYYAWSKRPASARQVDNERLVVRMRELHEDSRGTLGAGRMREDLAEESESASLNRVARLMAADGLQGWPRRKRRGARYSPAVTPPGVVNLLERDFLALEPETKWVTDITEIKTQQGKLYLCIVLDLYDQRIVGWSMHARQDRQMVIRAVQMAVWQRQGSDEVILHSDRGSQFRSGHYQGYLAANGLICSMSAVGHCGDNAACEGFFGLLKRERIYRTSYPTLDAARADVFDYIERRHNPRMRRRIARQDQKVATLLEPSVVSG is encoded by the exons ATGTCAAAGCGTAGGAAGTTCAGTGCCGAGTTCAAGCGCGGAGCGGTTGAGCAGGCGAGCAAGCCCGGCGTCAGCTGCGCCCAGGTGGCCCGGGAGCTGGGGATCCGCGACACCCTGCTGACCCGCTGGAAACGCGAGGCACAGAGCCCGGGGGCTATCGCCTTCGGGGGCGCCGGAACACCTCGGGATGAGGAGTTGGCACGCCTCAAGCGTGAGCTGGCGCGGGTGAAGAAGGAACGGG GATTTTTTGCGAGAAGCGGCGACGTTCTTTGCAAAGGGATCATCCTGAGGTATCAGGTGATCGAACGTTGCCGCGATGAGTTTCCGATCCGGCTGATGTGCCGGTGCCTGAAGGTATCGGCCAGCGGCTACTACGCGTGGAGCAAACGCCCTGCGAGCGCCCGGCAGGTCGACAATGAGCGCCTGGTGGTACGGATGCGCGAACTGCACGAAGACAGCCGCGGTACGTTGGGGGCTGGTCGCATGCGCGAAGACCTGGCTGAGGAGAGCGAAAGTGCCAGCTTGAACCGGGTCGCTCGCCTGATGGCGGCCGACGGCCTGCAGGGCTGGCCCCGGCGGAAGCGTCGCGGGGCGCGTTACAGCCCGGCCGTAACGCCGCCGGGCGTGGTCAACCTGCTTGAACGCGATTTTCTCGCGCTGGAGCCGGAAACCAAGTGGGTGACCGATATCACCGAGATCAAGACCCAGCAAGGCAAGCTGTATCTGTGCATCGTGCTGGATCTGTACGACCAGCGCATTGTGGGCTGGTCAATGCACGCTCGGCAGGACCGTCAGATGGTGATCCGGGCGGTGCAGATGGCGGTGTGGCAGCGGCAAGGAAGCGATGAGGTGATCCTGCATTCGGATCGTGGCAGTCAGTTCCGCAGCGGCCACTACCAGGGGTATCTCGCGGCTAACGGACTGATCTGCTCAATGAGCGCTGTTGGGCATTGCGGCGACAACGCGGCCTGCGAAGGCTTTTTTGGGCTGCTGAAGCGCGAGCGGATCTATCGAACGAGCTACCCCACACTGGATGCAGCAAGAGCGGATGTGTTTGACTACATCGAGCGACGCCACAACCCAAGGATGCGGCGAAGGATCGCCAGGCAGGATCAGAAGGTTGCAACTCTTTTAGAACCGTCCGTGGTATCGGGGTAG
- the rpoD gene encoding RNA polymerase sigma factor RpoD: MANERPAQSEIKQLISKGLEQGYLTYAEVNDHLPDDMVDPEQIEDIIGMINGMGIDVHEVAPDVETLLLNDGNTGNREVDDTAAEEAAAALSALDTEGGRTTDPVRMYMREMGTVELLTREGEIAIAKRIEEGLSQVQAALGQFPVSVESLLTDYEAHKEGRKRLAEVIVGFNDLSEEVPAPAAAVADDADASDDDADEEDDDVEGGEEEAGPTGPDPEEVAARMQALGDALNAFKKAVAKGDKKNLLKLREEMSAVFVTLKLPLPLTDVLTKQLRDTMGSVKAHERRVLNLATVTARMPRKDFIRSWEGNQTNLEWVEDALKRKQKWSSALREVKDQIVSEQQATIDIEKVTLLDLDELKELSRAMAYGEAKARKAKKEMVEANLRLVISIAKKYTNRGLQFLDLIQEGNIGLMKAVDKFEYRRGYKFSTYATWWIRQAITRSIADQARTIRIPVHMIETINKLNRISRQMLQQYGREATPEELAKEMDMPEDKIRKVMKIAKEPISMETPIGDDEDSHLGDFIEDTNVESPIENTTNINLSETVRDVLAGLTPREAKVLRMRFGIDMNTDHTLEEVGKQFDVTRERIRQIEAKALRKLRHPSRSEQLRSFLDID, encoded by the coding sequence ATGGCCAACGAACGTCCTGCCCAATCCGAAATCAAGCAACTGATCAGCAAGGGCCTGGAACAGGGCTACCTGACCTATGCCGAAGTCAATGACCACCTGCCGGACGACATGGTCGACCCGGAACAGATCGAAGACATCATCGGCATGATCAACGGCATGGGCATTGATGTCCATGAAGTTGCTCCGGATGTGGAAACCCTGCTTCTCAACGACGGCAACACGGGCAACCGTGAGGTCGACGACACCGCAGCCGAAGAAGCTGCCGCCGCGCTGAGCGCGCTCGACACCGAAGGTGGCCGTACCACCGACCCGGTGCGCATGTACATGCGCGAAATGGGTACCGTCGAGCTGCTGACCCGCGAGGGCGAAATCGCCATTGCAAAGCGCATCGAAGAAGGCCTGTCCCAGGTCCAGGCCGCACTCGGCCAGTTCCCGGTGTCGGTCGAATCGCTGCTGACCGATTACGAAGCGCACAAGGAAGGCCGCAAGCGCCTTGCCGAAGTGATCGTCGGCTTCAACGATCTGTCTGAAGAAGTGCCCGCCCCGGCGGCTGCCGTGGCCGATGACGCCGACGCCAGCGATGACGACGCCGACGAAGAAGATGACGACGTCGAGGGCGGTGAAGAAGAAGCCGGCCCGACCGGTCCGGATCCGGAGGAAGTCGCCGCGCGCATGCAGGCGCTGGGCGATGCCCTCAATGCCTTCAAGAAGGCCGTTGCCAAGGGCGACAAGAAGAACCTGCTGAAGCTCCGCGAGGAGATGTCGGCGGTGTTCGTCACCCTGAAGCTGCCGCTGCCGCTGACCGACGTGCTGACCAAGCAGCTGCGTGACACCATGGGCAGCGTCAAGGCCCACGAGCGCCGCGTGCTGAACCTGGCCACCGTCACTGCCCGCATGCCGCGCAAGGACTTCATCCGTTCCTGGGAAGGCAATCAGACCAACCTGGAATGGGTGGAAGACGCACTGAAGCGCAAGCAGAAGTGGTCTTCGGCGCTGCGTGAAGTGAAGGACCAGATCGTGTCCGAGCAGCAGGCCACCATCGATATCGAGAAGGTGACCCTGCTGGACCTGGACGAGCTGAAGGAACTCAGCCGTGCCATGGCCTACGGCGAAGCCAAGGCGCGCAAGGCCAAGAAGGAAATGGTCGAGGCCAACCTGCGTCTGGTGATCTCCATCGCCAAGAAGTACACCAACCGCGGCCTGCAGTTCCTCGACCTGATCCAGGAAGGCAACATCGGCCTGATGAAGGCCGTGGACAAATTCGAGTACCGTCGCGGCTACAAGTTCTCCACGTATGCGACCTGGTGGATCCGCCAGGCCATCACCCGTTCGATCGCCGATCAGGCGCGCACCATCCGTATTCCGGTGCACATGATCGAAACGATCAACAAGTTGAACCGCATTTCCCGCCAGATGCTCCAGCAGTACGGCCGCGAGGCTACGCCGGAGGAGCTGGCCAAGGAAATGGACATGCCGGAAGACAAGATCCGCAAGGTGATGAAGATCGCCAAGGAGCCGATCTCGATGGAAACCCCGATCGGCGACGACGAGGATTCCCATCTGGGCGACTTCATCGAGGACACCAACGTGGAGTCCCCGATCGAGAACACCACCAACATCAATCTGTCTGAAACCGTGCGCGACGTGCTGGCCGGCCTCACCCCGCGTGAAGCCAAGGTGCTGCGCATGCGCTTCGGCATCGACATGAACACCGACCACACCCTCGAGGAGGTCGGCAAGCAGTTCGACGTGACCCGCGAGCGCATCCGCCAGATCGAAGCAAAGGCCCTGCGCAAGCTGCGTCACCCGAGCCGTTCGGAGCAGCTGCGCAGCTTCCTGGATATCGATTGA